In a genomic window of Halobiforma lacisalsi AJ5:
- the trpB gene encoding tryptophan synthase subunit beta, giving the protein MSDGAHEKGTFDEYGGRHVPEPLEEPLERLATAYDDVATTEAFQAEFRDHLEEFAGRPTPLYYAANLSDRYGADIYLKREDLLHGGAHKINNVLGQALLAERTGRDRLIAETGAGQHGVATAMAGALFDLETEIYMGKKDVQRQEMNVFRMRLMGAEVNEVTRGDEGLADAVDAALEDFAENVENTHYLVGSVVGPDPFPRMVRDFQSVIGEEAREQFLERTGGLPDAAVACVGGGSNAIGLFHAFRDDPVEFYGAEGGGEGSDSSKHAAPLASGTDDVIHGMKTRVIDDEVDVHSVSAGLDYPGVGPEHAMFRAVGRCEYTGITDEAALAAFRELSETEGIIPALESSHAVARAIQLAEEGDHETILVNLSGRGDKDMETAAAKFDL; this is encoded by the coding sequence ATGTCCGACGGTGCACACGAGAAGGGGACGTTCGACGAATACGGGGGCCGACACGTTCCGGAACCGCTCGAGGAACCCCTCGAGCGACTGGCGACCGCCTACGACGACGTGGCGACCACCGAGGCGTTTCAGGCCGAGTTCCGGGACCACCTCGAGGAGTTCGCCGGCCGGCCGACGCCGCTGTACTACGCGGCCAACCTGAGCGACCGCTACGGGGCCGACATCTACCTCAAGCGTGAGGACCTCCTCCACGGCGGCGCACACAAGATCAACAACGTCCTCGGTCAGGCGCTGCTCGCCGAGCGGACGGGCCGGGACCGGCTGATCGCCGAGACCGGGGCCGGACAGCACGGCGTCGCGACCGCGATGGCCGGCGCGCTATTCGACCTCGAGACGGAGATCTACATGGGGAAGAAGGACGTGCAGCGCCAGGAGATGAACGTCTTCCGGATGCGCCTGATGGGCGCGGAGGTCAACGAGGTCACGCGCGGCGACGAGGGGCTGGCCGACGCCGTCGACGCCGCACTCGAGGACTTCGCGGAGAACGTCGAGAACACTCACTATCTGGTGGGCAGCGTCGTCGGCCCGGACCCGTTCCCGCGGATGGTCCGTGATTTCCAGTCGGTCATCGGCGAGGAAGCCCGCGAGCAGTTCCTCGAGCGGACCGGCGGCCTCCCGGACGCCGCGGTCGCCTGCGTCGGCGGCGGCTCGAACGCCATCGGCCTGTTCCACGCGTTCCGGGACGATCCCGTCGAGTTCTACGGCGCAGAGGGCGGCGGCGAAGGCTCGGACTCGAGCAAGCACGCCGCGCCCCTGGCCAGCGGCACGGACGACGTCATCCACGGGATGAAAACGCGCGTGATCGACGACGAGGTCGACGTCCACTCCGTCTCGGCCGGGCTGGACTACCCCGGCGTCGGCCCCGAACACGCCATGTTCCGCGCGGTCGGCCGCTGTGAGTACACCGGGATCACCGACGAGGCGGCGCTGGCCGCGTTCCGGGAACTCAGCGAGACCGAGGGGATCATCCCGGCCCTCGAGTCCAGCCACGCCGTCGCGCGGGCGATCCAGCTCGCGGAGGAGGGCGACCACGAGACGATTCTCGTCAACCTCTCGGGGCGTGGCGACAAGGACATGGAGACCGCGGCCGCGAAGTTCGACCTCTAA
- a CDS encoding phosphate ABC transporter ATP-binding protein, with product MTMTSPTTNATLTTDNLAVTYTGNREVEAVKGVSLEFSPNRLTAIIGPSGCGKSTLLKSLNRLHEIQPNVEIDGDVRLNGESIYDADEPVPEIRKRIGYVPQEPTPLPLSIYENVAYGLRIHGDYESKADLDERVERYLRKVNLWEEVEDRLDAPGAELSTGQIQRLCLARSLAVDPEVLLCDEVTSALDPVSAETVEETLADLKEEYTIVMVTHSMDQARRLADDVVFLYLGEVVEANDVDTFFENPHHERTRAFVDGSGLPTTGSVDGDANGDVDGNERTATTETEPGEPAVAER from the coding sequence ATGACGATGACATCACCCACGACGAACGCGACGCTCACTACCGACAACCTCGCCGTAACGTACACTGGAAACCGCGAAGTCGAGGCCGTCAAAGGCGTCAGCCTCGAGTTTTCCCCGAACAGGCTGACGGCCATCATCGGCCCGTCGGGCTGTGGGAAGTCGACGCTGTTGAAGTCGCTCAACCGTCTCCACGAGATCCAGCCGAACGTCGAGATAGACGGCGACGTCCGACTGAACGGGGAATCGATCTACGATGCCGACGAACCGGTCCCGGAGATCCGCAAGCGGATCGGCTACGTGCCCCAGGAGCCGACGCCGCTGCCGCTGTCGATCTACGAGAACGTCGCCTACGGCCTGCGGATCCACGGCGACTACGAGTCGAAGGCGGATCTCGACGAGCGCGTCGAGCGATACCTGCGGAAGGTCAACCTCTGGGAGGAAGTCGAGGACCGACTCGATGCACCGGGGGCGGAGCTCTCGACGGGCCAGATCCAGCGGCTCTGTCTCGCGCGCTCGCTGGCCGTCGATCCCGAAGTCCTGCTGTGTGACGAAGTCACCTCGGCGCTGGACCCCGTCTCCGCGGAGACCGTCGAGGAGACGCTGGCAGACCTGAAAGAAGAGTATACGATCGTCATGGTCACCCACAGTATGGACCAGGCACGGCGACTCGCCGACGACGTGGTCTTCCTCTACCTCGGCGAGGTCGTCGAAGCTAACGACGTGGACACGTTCTTCGAGAACCCGCACCACGAACGGACCCGGGCGTTCGTCGACGGTTCCGGCCTCCCGACGACGGGATCGGTCGACGGGGACGCGAACGGCGACGTCGACGGAAACGAACGAACCGCGACCACGGAAACCGAACCCGGCGAACCGGCCGTCGCGGAGCGGTAA
- a CDS encoding PstA family ABC transporter permease — translation MDRYARQRLFGWLVRGAAALVVAVMVMVVAVTIYRGGRVFITDPAIAVTPPGSRYMLEAEGGFFHAVLGSVFIVGPATVVSAILAVSTAIYLQSDYSSEQFSETVNMFLNVLWGTPPIVYGVFVLTVIIAVGAQTSLFFGIVAIAIFQYPIMTRYTDEALRAAPDTVREATYGLGATRFETSLITVRAALPGIVAGIVMGFARGIGDAATVLFTAGRSTNMPAGPFEPATTLPVLIFDQAMSFNAEVRSHAYAAAFVLIVAVLGLILASKLLAGRYARFAPGGRHS, via the coding sequence CTGGATCGATACGCCAGACAGCGCCTGTTCGGCTGGCTCGTCCGCGGCGCGGCCGCGCTCGTCGTCGCCGTGATGGTCATGGTCGTCGCCGTGACGATCTACCGGGGCGGTCGGGTGTTCATCACCGACCCCGCGATCGCGGTCACGCCGCCGGGGTCGCGGTACATGCTCGAGGCCGAGGGCGGCTTCTTCCACGCCGTGTTGGGAAGCGTCTTCATCGTCGGTCCGGCGACGGTCGTCTCGGCGATCCTGGCCGTTTCGACGGCGATCTACCTCCAGAGCGACTACTCGAGCGAGCAGTTCTCCGAGACGGTGAACATGTTCCTCAACGTGCTCTGGGGGACGCCGCCGATCGTCTACGGCGTGTTCGTGCTGACGGTGATCATCGCCGTCGGCGCCCAGACGAGCCTGTTCTTCGGGATCGTCGCCATCGCAATCTTCCAGTATCCGATCATGACGCGGTACACCGACGAGGCGCTGCGCGCTGCGCCCGACACCGTCCGCGAGGCGACCTACGGGCTCGGAGCGACGCGGTTCGAGACCTCGCTGATCACCGTTCGTGCCGCACTGCCGGGCATCGTCGCGGGGATCGTCATGGGCTTCGCCCGCGGCATCGGCGACGCAGCCACCGTGTTGTTCACCGCCGGCCGGAGCACGAACATGCCCGCCGGCCCGTTCGAACCGGCGACGACGCTGCCCGTGTTGATCTTCGACCAGGCGATGTCGTTCAACGCCGAGGTCCGGTCCCACGCCTACGCGGCGGCGTTCGTCCTCATCGTCGCCGTGCTGGGCCTGATCCTGGCGTCGAAACTGCTGGCCGGCCGCTACGCTCGATTCGCACCGGGAGGGAGACACTCGTAA
- the pstC gene encoding phosphate ABC transporter permease subunit PstC, with the protein MTGSTETESTADGSSRLGRRLLAERLSGYWFGGAGYFAVALFALIVLTLLYQSLPLLAEYSVVQALTSSNWDPAQNEFGFLPAIVGTLYVTLLSMAMGTPIAILAAIYIAEYAEGRTKTLVSSFIDVLAAIPSVIFGLVALIVVVPLVGDYIAPAVGSDATGLGIFTVSLVMAIVVTPFMISLAVESLEALPDELRESSLGVGATKWETIRSVLLRAAGPGIFSAVLLGFGRVFGATIVPAMLIGGQTQLPESPFATGQTLPTLIVNDFGELMSLPLTQSALIFVGLLLVVVVWLFNFGAMLVRRRLRRRWQY; encoded by the coding sequence ATGACGGGTTCGACCGAAACGGAATCGACGGCCGACGGCTCGAGCCGCCTGGGTCGACGGCTGCTCGCCGAGCGACTGAGCGGCTACTGGTTCGGCGGCGCCGGCTACTTCGCGGTCGCGCTGTTCGCCCTGATCGTCCTGACGCTGCTGTACCAGTCGCTGCCGTTGCTCGCCGAGTACTCGGTCGTCCAGGCGCTGACCTCGTCGAACTGGGATCCCGCGCAGAACGAGTTCGGGTTCCTGCCGGCGATCGTCGGCACGCTCTACGTCACGCTGCTTTCGATGGCGATGGGAACGCCGATCGCGATCCTCGCGGCGATCTACATCGCCGAGTACGCTGAAGGGCGAACCAAGACGCTCGTCTCGTCGTTCATCGACGTGCTCGCGGCGATCCCGAGCGTCATCTTCGGACTCGTCGCCCTGATCGTCGTCGTCCCGCTGGTGGGCGACTACATCGCGCCCGCGGTCGGCTCGGACGCGACCGGGCTCGGCATCTTCACGGTCAGTCTCGTGATGGCCATCGTCGTCACCCCCTTCATGATCTCGCTGGCCGTCGAGTCCCTCGAGGCGCTGCCGGACGAACTCCGGGAGTCGTCGCTGGGCGTCGGCGCGACGAAGTGGGAGACGATCCGTTCGGTCCTGTTGCGTGCCGCGGGGCCGGGGATCTTCTCGGCGGTTCTGCTCGGCTTCGGACGCGTCTTCGGTGCGACGATCGTGCCGGCGATGTTGATCGGCGGCCAGACCCAGCTTCCCGAGTCGCCGTTCGCGACGGGTCAGACGCTCCCGACGCTGATCGTCAACGACTTCGGCGAACTGATGAGCCTGCCGCTGACCCAGTCGGCGCTGATCTTCGTCGGACTGCTGCTCGTGGTCGTCGTCTGGCTGTTCAACTTCGGCGCGATGCTCGTCCGTCGCCGGCTCCGACGGAGGTGGCAGTACTGA
- a CDS encoding PstS family phosphate ABC transporter substrate-binding protein: MDRNCSRRSVLRLAGVGSLASLAGCTGSLGGGGTTVRISGGVGPLPMVEVWADLYEDRSDASFDISGGGTGVGVSDVLNGQVDIAMMGREPEPEEIDQGLFAVPMLIDTVVATVNVDNPVLEELQEDGLTREQLEAVFTKEITNWGDLVDADVDEEITVYGRSDASAAYKQWGDFLAGEDGAYTESELEELADANHNGDQPVAEAVGSNENAISLNNINYVYDLSSGELEGNIRPVPLDRDGEGLSEDEDFYETRDEFLAAVEAGEYPAPPAREMFLASNGPFEDEAYDFVEWVLTDGQAYVRENGYVPLEDARLEEAQENLAEGP; the protein is encoded by the coding sequence ATGGACAGGAACTGTTCGCGTCGTTCCGTGCTTCGTCTCGCAGGCGTCGGTTCTCTTGCTTCGCTGGCGGGCTGTACCGGTTCGCTGGGCGGCGGCGGTACCACCGTCCGCATCTCCGGCGGCGTCGGGCCGCTGCCGATGGTCGAGGTCTGGGCGGACCTGTACGAGGACCGCTCGGACGCCTCGTTCGACATCTCCGGCGGCGGCACCGGCGTCGGCGTCTCCGACGTCCTCAACGGCCAGGTCGACATCGCGATGATGGGTCGGGAACCCGAACCCGAGGAGATCGACCAGGGCCTGTTCGCCGTCCCTATGCTCATCGACACCGTCGTCGCTACGGTCAACGTCGACAACCCCGTCCTCGAGGAGCTACAGGAAGACGGCCTGACCCGCGAGCAACTCGAGGCGGTCTTCACCAAGGAGATCACCAACTGGGGCGACCTGGTCGACGCGGACGTCGACGAGGAAATCACCGTCTACGGCCGTTCTGATGCCTCGGCCGCGTACAAGCAGTGGGGCGACTTCCTCGCCGGCGAGGACGGCGCGTACACCGAGTCGGAACTCGAGGAGCTGGCCGACGCCAACCACAACGGCGACCAGCCGGTCGCCGAGGCCGTCGGCAGCAACGAGAACGCCATCTCGCTGAACAACATCAACTACGTCTACGACCTCTCGAGCGGCGAACTCGAGGGGAACATCCGGCCCGTCCCGCTGGACCGGGACGGCGAGGGGCTCTCCGAGGACGAGGACTTCTACGAGACTCGCGACGAGTTCCTCGCCGCCGTCGAGGCGGGCGAGTACCCGGCCCCGCCGGCCCGCGAGATGTTCCTCGCCTCGAACGGCCCGTTCGAGGACGAGGCCTACGACTTCGTCGAGTGGGTCCTCACCGACGGTCAGGCATACGTCAGGGAGAACGGCTACGTGCCGCTCGAGGACGCGCGGCTCGAGGAGGCACAGGAGAACCTGGCCGAGGGGCCGTGA
- a CDS encoding YeiH family protein gives MSLRRLLPGFAVLGLLALVARAVGILTGVNHLLIAIGAGFLLTNAVGVPEQLAPGIATHKLWLGAGIVLMGASLTLEQILEVGGVVLLVVVGVTATTLVAVELLSRTVAGADLSERLGSLLAAGSSICGVSAIVAVAGAIRARESEIAYAAATILLFDAITVVAYPIVGDLLGLSDVVFGVWAGVSMFSTGPVVAVGFAHSEAAGQWATMTKLARNALIGLVVVGYASYYARADADGATAGFSPRLLWDEFPKFVLGFLALVALSSAGVFSPAQQASIENAYNWLFVLAFVGLGTEIELTELRSTGLTPVLVVLAALVLASALSLAVLAALF, from the coding sequence ATGTCGCTTCGTCGCCTCCTCCCTGGATTCGCCGTCCTCGGACTCCTCGCGCTCGTCGCCCGGGCCGTCGGGATACTCACCGGCGTCAATCACCTCTTAATCGCCATCGGCGCGGGATTCCTGCTGACGAACGCGGTCGGCGTCCCCGAACAGCTCGCGCCCGGCATCGCGACCCACAAGCTCTGGCTCGGCGCCGGGATCGTCCTGATGGGCGCGTCGCTGACCCTCGAGCAGATCCTCGAGGTCGGCGGGGTCGTCCTCCTGGTAGTGGTCGGGGTGACGGCCACGACGCTGGTCGCGGTCGAACTCCTCTCGCGGACCGTCGCCGGAGCCGACCTCTCCGAACGGCTGGGCTCGCTGCTCGCTGCCGGCAGCAGCATCTGCGGCGTCTCGGCGATCGTCGCGGTCGCCGGCGCGATCCGCGCCAGGGAGAGCGAGATCGCGTACGCTGCGGCGACGATCCTGCTGTTCGATGCGATCACCGTGGTCGCCTACCCGATCGTCGGCGACCTGCTCGGGCTCTCCGACGTCGTCTTCGGCGTCTGGGCCGGCGTCAGCATGTTCTCGACGGGACCCGTGGTCGCGGTCGGATTTGCCCACTCCGAGGCGGCCGGCCAGTGGGCGACGATGACCAAACTCGCCCGCAACGCCCTCATCGGGCTCGTGGTCGTCGGCTACGCGAGCTACTACGCTCGAGCGGACGCCGACGGAGCCACGGCCGGCTTCTCCCCGCGGCTCCTCTGGGACGAGTTCCCGAAGTTCGTCCTCGGGTTCCTCGCGCTCGTCGCCCTCTCGAGTGCGGGCGTCTTCTCGCCCGCCCAGCAGGCCTCGATCGAGAACGCCTACAACTGGCTGTTCGTCCTCGCGTTCGTCGGCCTCGGGACGGAGATCGAACTCACCGAACTCCGGAGCACCGGCCTGACTCCCGTCCTCGTCGTCCTCGCGGCGCTCGTGCTCGCGAGCGCGCTCTCGCTCGCGGTGTTGGCCGCGCTGTTCTGA
- a CDS encoding NADH-quinone oxidoreductase subunit D, whose amino-acid sequence MSETPQRDRERPSIDPEYDHRREEGVDERRLEELLSEYALGRDDHENAPAFVIRPDDVQEVLTLLREEAGFDHLSCITPQEYDDRYESLLHLTKYDRRSHEVTLVVQLPTDDPVCGSAEPVFRTADWHEREAYDLVGIEYEGHPDLRRILLPESWQGHPLSLGYDQQKPQIIRYAEHRNPLEEDHRESGGESDTMLLNIGPHHPATHGVLHLKTILDGETVADVDPDIGYLHRCEEQMCQQGTYRHQIIPYSNRWDYTANLPNEWAVARAIEDIADIEVPEYAQVLRTMATEFGRMLGHFLALGTFALDVYGEFTAIFQYAFRDREVVQDILEDLTGQRMMFYYFRLGGVCWDLPEPREEFVEKCRDFLDELPAKINEYHDLIVTNEIFRVRTVNTGILEPEVAKDYGCTGPVARGSGVDYDVRRDDPYGYYEHLDWDVVTRDGCDNHARVLCRMEEVEESAKIIQQCLDLLEDWPEDERTVQSNVPRTLKPDADLETYRAVESAKGELGIYVRSDGTNSPARFKIRSPCFHNLSALPEMAEGEYVPDLIASLGSLDIVLGSVDR is encoded by the coding sequence ATGAGCGAGACACCACAGCGCGACCGGGAACGACCGAGCATCGACCCCGAGTACGACCATCGCCGCGAGGAGGGTGTCGACGAGCGCCGCCTCGAGGAGTTGCTGTCGGAGTACGCGCTCGGCCGGGACGACCACGAGAACGCGCCTGCGTTCGTGATCCGGCCCGACGACGTCCAGGAGGTGTTGACGCTGTTGCGCGAGGAGGCCGGCTTCGACCATCTGTCGTGTATCACGCCCCAGGAGTACGACGACCGCTACGAGTCGCTGTTGCACCTGACGAAGTACGACCGGCGCAGCCACGAGGTGACGCTGGTCGTCCAGTTGCCCACGGACGATCCGGTCTGTGGGAGCGCCGAACCGGTCTTCCGGACCGCGGACTGGCACGAGCGCGAGGCCTACGACCTCGTCGGCATCGAGTACGAGGGCCACCCGGATCTGCGGCGCATCCTGCTCCCGGAGTCCTGGCAGGGCCACCCGCTCTCGCTGGGATACGACCAACAGAAGCCCCAGATCATCCGGTACGCCGAACACCGGAACCCGCTGGAGGAGGATCACCGGGAATCGGGCGGAGAGTCGGACACGATGTTACTCAACATCGGTCCTCACCATCCCGCGACCCACGGCGTGCTCCACCTCAAGACGATCCTCGACGGCGAAACCGTCGCGGACGTCGATCCCGACATCGGATATCTGCATCGGTGTGAAGAGCAGATGTGCCAGCAGGGGACCTACCGGCACCAGATCATCCCCTACTCCAACCGCTGGGACTACACCGCGAACCTGCCCAACGAGTGGGCCGTCGCCCGCGCGATCGAGGACATCGCCGACATCGAGGTCCCCGAGTACGCACAGGTCCTGCGGACGATGGCCACCGAGTTCGGCCGGATGCTCGGGCACTTCCTCGCGCTCGGCACCTTCGCGCTGGACGTCTACGGCGAGTTCACCGCCATCTTCCAGTACGCCTTCCGCGACCGCGAGGTCGTCCAGGACATCCTCGAGGACCTGACGGGCCAGCGGATGATGTTCTACTACTTCCGGCTGGGCGGCGTCTGCTGGGACCTGCCCGAACCCCGCGAAGAGTTCGTCGAGAAGTGCCGGGACTTCCTCGACGAGTTGCCCGCGAAGATCAACGAGTACCACGACCTCATCGTCACGAACGAAATCTTCCGCGTCAGGACGGTTAACACCGGCATCTTGGAGCCCGAGGTGGCCAAGGACTACGGCTGTACGGGCCCCGTCGCCCGCGGCTCCGGCGTCGACTACGACGTTCGGCGGGACGATCCCTACGGCTACTACGAGCACCTCGACTGGGACGTCGTCACCCGGGACGGCTGTGACAATCACGCGCGAGTACTCTGTCGGATGGAGGAGGTCGAGGAATCGGCCAAGATCATCCAGCAGTGTCTCGACCTGCTCGAGGACTGGCCCGAGGACGAGCGAACCGTCCAGAGCAACGTGCCACGAACCCTCAAACCGGACGCGGACCTCGAGACCTACCGCGCGGTCGAGTCGGCGAAGGGCGAACTCGGGATCTACGTCCGGTCGGACGGCACGAACTCCCCGGCCCGGTTCAAGATCCGCAGTCCCTGCTTCCACAACCTCTCGGCGCTGCCGGAGATGGCCGAAGGCGAGTACGTACCGGACCTGATCGCCTCGCTGGGAAGCCTGGACATCGTGCTCGGGAGCGTCGACCGCTGA
- a CDS encoding ICP22 family protein, with the protein MTEDHDHDHDHDYDAIPDVSSDAPSPIGDIDAEEPIDAVTSAALGDRIPRGANAAAAAGGGLLLLSALRSLGRGQLRAIPKAAGGAGLLAYGLGRAGEREESESGSGTFEPDLGDVDDGTDGKEVSDQAHAAGTRPDHGRGPRSESDSLANEDPDTGTDIEFTDDEGAEPRSRPGGDEGLDPRRTGDDESVEIDVSDSAMADEASEATGPDPEQAQPAQTDAIEPEETPDEDASHMKVEPDDETESNGNDREEASEDWTDGDDAEDEDDAEDA; encoded by the coding sequence ATGACTGAGGATCACGATCACGATCACGACCACGACTACGACGCGATACCCGACGTCTCGAGCGACGCACCGAGCCCGATCGGGGATATCGACGCTGAGGAACCGATCGACGCAGTGACGTCGGCGGCACTCGGGGACCGGATCCCTCGAGGGGCGAACGCGGCGGCCGCAGCCGGGGGTGGGCTCCTGTTGCTCTCGGCGTTGCGGTCGCTGGGCCGCGGACAGCTCCGGGCCATCCCGAAAGCCGCCGGTGGCGCGGGACTGCTCGCCTACGGACTCGGACGAGCCGGGGAAAGAGAGGAGTCGGAATCGGGGTCGGGAACGTTCGAACCCGACCTCGGCGACGTCGACGACGGCACCGACGGCAAAGAGGTCTCGGATCAGGCTCACGCGGCGGGGACGCGTCCCGACCACGGACGCGGCCCCCGTTCCGAGAGCGACTCCCTGGCGAACGAGGATCCTGACACCGGGACCGACATCGAATTTACCGACGACGAGGGGGCAGAGCCACGTTCGAGGCCGGGCGGCGACGAAGGTCTGGATCCGCGCCGGACCGGGGACGACGAGAGCGTCGAGATCGACGTCTCGGATTCAGCCATGGCCGACGAAGCTTCCGAGGCGACCGGCCCGGACCCGGAGCAGGCACAGCCGGCCCAGACCGACGCGATCGAACCCGAGGAGACGCCCGACGAGGACGCTTCCCACATGAAGGTCGAGCCGGACGACGAGACCGAATCGAACGGAAACGACCGCGAGGAGGCCAGCGAAGACTGGACGGACGGGGACGACGCCGAGGACGAGGACGATGCGGAGGACGCCTGA
- a CDS encoding 2-amino-3,7-dideoxy-D-threo-hept-6-ulosonate synthase → MTTTGTQARLERIGTDGNYVIVPMDHGITMGAVQGLKDIESTIDGVTRGGADAVLTQKGIAPRVHENKNGQGYIVHLNGSTTIGPDEQDKRMTGTVEEAIRAGADAVSFHINVGSDHEPDQITQLAEVTEAADRFGIPVLAMAYARGPGVDSEDAEALGHAVRLAEELGADLVKTGYSGDAESFQHVVESTRLPVVIAGGAKGTDRETIEMVRGVMDAGGSGVSMGRSIFQHENPEAIATAVSGVVHDDLSVDEALREAGLALEA, encoded by the coding sequence ATGACTACCACAGGAACACAGGCACGACTCGAGCGGATCGGTACAGACGGTAACTACGTCATCGTCCCGATGGACCACGGCATCACGATGGGTGCGGTCCAGGGGCTGAAGGACATCGAATCGACGATCGACGGGGTCACCCGCGGCGGGGCCGACGCCGTTCTCACGCAGAAGGGGATCGCCCCCCGCGTCCACGAGAACAAGAACGGACAGGGGTACATCGTCCACCTGAACGGCTCGACGACGATCGGCCCGGACGAGCAGGACAAACGCATGACCGGGACCGTCGAGGAGGCGATCCGGGCCGGTGCCGACGCCGTCTCCTTCCACATCAACGTCGGCTCCGACCACGAGCCCGACCAGATCACCCAGCTCGCGGAGGTCACCGAGGCCGCCGACCGGTTCGGGATCCCCGTGCTGGCGATGGCCTACGCCCGCGGGCCCGGCGTCGATTCGGAGGACGCCGAGGCGCTGGGTCACGCCGTCCGACTCGCCGAGGAACTCGGCGCTGACCTCGTCAAGACCGGCTACAGCGGCGACGCCGAGAGCTTCCAGCACGTCGTCGAGTCGACCCGGTTGCCCGTGGTCATCGCCGGGGGCGCGAAGGGCACGGACCGCGAGACGATCGAGATGGTCCGGGGCGTGATGGACGCCGGCGGTTCCGGCGTCTCGATGGGCCGGTCGATCTTCCAGCACGAGAACCCCGAAGCCATCGCGACGGCCGTCTCCGGCGTCGTCCACGACGACCTCTCGGTCGACGAGGCGCTTCGGGAGGCCGGGCTGGCGCTCGAGGCCTGA
- the trpA gene encoding tryptophan synthase subunit alpha, producing MSDAVPENEYDSDVEAAIRENHPALITYITAGDPSLEDTREYVEALDRGGSDLIELGLPFSEPIAEGPTIQAAINRALAAGTTPEGFFELVDDLETEAPLLVMTYYNMILQYGGSEAPRASDGRAAKPRDKPDVRPFVERAADAGLSGIIVPDLPAEEAGPLRDACDDHGLDLVFIIAPTTEGQRLDDIMSQVSGFAYVQARLGTTGARANVSSATHESLARLEEYDVPKAVGFGVSEGDHAAEIVEAGADGVIVGSALVDIIAEHGSDTDAAAERLEAKAAELERGARRGADSLTVDGEDAPEPEQP from the coding sequence ATGAGTGACGCAGTACCCGAGAACGAGTACGACAGCGACGTGGAGGCCGCCATCCGGGAGAACCACCCCGCGCTCATCACCTACATCACCGCGGGCGATCCCTCGCTCGAGGACACCAGGGAGTACGTCGAGGCCCTGGATCGCGGCGGCTCGGACCTGATCGAACTCGGGCTTCCGTTCTCGGAGCCGATCGCCGAGGGGCCGACGATCCAGGCGGCGATCAACCGCGCGCTCGCGGCCGGCACGACACCCGAGGGCTTCTTCGAACTGGTCGACGACCTCGAGACGGAGGCGCCGCTGCTGGTGATGACGTACTACAATATGATCCTCCAGTATGGAGGAAGCGAGGCGCCACGCGCCTCGGACGGTCGAGCAGCGAAGCCGCGAGACAAGCCCGACGTTCGTCCCTTCGTCGAGCGTGCGGCCGATGCCGGCCTTTCGGGAATCATCGTCCCCGACCTCCCCGCGGAGGAGGCCGGCCCGTTACGGGACGCCTGCGACGACCACGGCCTCGATCTCGTCTTCATCATCGCGCCGACCACCGAGGGGCAGCGTCTCGACGACATCATGTCGCAGGTCTCGGGCTTCGCCTACGTTCAGGCCCGCCTCGGGACCACCGGCGCGCGGGCGAACGTCTCGTCGGCGACCCACGAGAGCCTCGCGCGCCTCGAGGAGTACGACGTCCCGAAGGCGGTCGGCTTCGGCGTCAGCGAGGGCGACCACGCGGCCGAGATCGTCGAAGCCGGGGCCGACGGCGTCATCGTCGGTAGCGCGCTGGTCGACATCATCGCGGAGCACGGCTCGGATACCGACGCGGCCGCCGAACGGCTCGAGGCCAAGGCCGCCGAGCTCGAGCGCGGCGCGCGTCGGGGCGCGGACTCCCTCACGGTCGATGGGGAAGATGCACCGGAACCAGAACAGCCATAA